agcattgtcaattacgctttgtgtactaacccatgatcttcgtgagagttctttgtggggttaggttgcggtgtgcaagttcaagtgaagcatcatgaagagatcaaatgcttgaagcttgccgtccattgtggtgacaatggacttgtgaagatgttgcggtgtgcaagttcaagtgaagcatcatgaagagatcaaatgcttgaagcttgccgtccattgtggtgacaatggacttgtgaagatgttgcggtgtgcaagttcaagtgaagcatcatgaagagatcaaatgcttgaagcttgccgtccattgtggtgacaatggacttgtgaagatgtgcggaagagtggctcacccatagtggagcatgggggagcaatcaactagtcttcatcgagccaacgcaaccaagaaaggtagtccaacttgagggagtcaagatcgtcatcatctagctcaagtggaccatgtgcaaggcaaaggtttgctcttgataggttttctattttaccggtctcatgatggtagttgggagaccgggttataggatcgattaccgtactatcaaggggggctctcgatgagtagcttgatcgtatcgttcatagagagctcaaaccattgcatccttgcatcatctttattggttcttgtttggttcttctctttgtgagttttggagcttatggtcatcttgatggcaagctcgagttcatcgaaaacggagttcactcgcatcttctatgatgttttcgatgttggaggttatgccggttcttctcggttggaggtttcactcctctatttgttggcatacctcccctgcctcttcttactataacgagtcgctgttttgatgctactcgtcttcctctatccaacaagcttgagtttgctcaattcggagctcatatgcagaagttatggcagttttggtttcctagcggtagtaccgcgggccggagcggtagtaccgcttgggtgctacaagcggtagtaccgctctagagcggtagtaccgctccagagcggtagtaccgctggtagcccccagccgtagtaccgctgcggtctcgtgctagtaccgcctcgattcgaggggtcttttttcgtgtcgggttttacggtactagccgcggcagtgggggccgtagtaccgctcgtatgcggtagtaccgccctgaccaccgcggtagtactgctctgggcccaacggcagtaccgcgagggggagcggtagtaccgctggccaagcggtagtaccgctctctgcggggctggtgtgggggtaacggttggattgttccccccactatataaggaggtcttcttccccaatgaaccttatcctttgagctcgtgttcttcccccattgttgaccttcttcgagcttgctaactctcaatccctccatggattcttgctagttttgagggaaaagagagaggagatctagatccacatttccaccaatcactttctcctctatgtgaggggaacccattggatctagatcttggagttcttggtgttctccttcttgttcttcctctcattttcctccctagcattagttgcttcgatgggatttgagagagaaggacttgggcactccgtgtgcccttgccattgcatttggtgcatcggtttgagttctccacggtgatacgtggaagttacaagttgagaagcttattactcttgggtgcttggtacccttgagcttgttcctcttgggtgcttgggcgccctagacggttggtggtgttcggagctcaatcattgtggtgtaaagctccgggcaagcgtcggggtctccaattaggttgtggagatcgccccgagcaatttgacgggttccggtgaccgcccccaagggttgccaaagtgtacgggttcggtgaccgcccccaagggttgccatttgtacgggttcggtgaccgccctcaagggtcccttagtggaatcacggcatcttgcattgggcgagggcgtgaggagattacggtggccctagtggcttcttggggagcattgtgcctccacaccgctccaaacggagattagcatccgcaagggtgtgaacttcgggatacatcatcgtcttcgcgtgcctcggttatctcttacccgagccctttacttatgcactttactttgtgatagccatattgtttcttgttatatatcttgctatcacctagttgtttatcttgcttagcataagttgttggtgcacataggtgagcctagttgttgtaggttttgtgcttgacaaattaaccgctaggtttattccgcatttgttcaagcctaaaccgtaattattttaaagcgcctattcaccccccctctaggcgacatccacgatctttcagcagccgcaccccttgcctggcgcagccctctcctcctccgtagtgcttagtgaagctctgccggagagccacgagctccatcgccaccacgccgtcgtgctgctggagttctccctcaacttctcctctccccttgctggatcaagaaggaggagacgtccccgggctgtacgtgtgttgaacgcggaggcgccgtccgttcggcgctagatcggatcttccgcgatttgaattgccgcgagtacgactccatcaaccgcgttcttgtaacgcttccgcttagtgatcttcaagggtatgaagatgcactccctctctctcgttgctagcatctcctagattgatcttggtgacacgtaggaaaattttgaattattgctacgttacccaacagcactatcccctggtgcgccactgctaacaattttttttatcttttttttcaaaactagtaatggcgcaccacacaccaggtgcgccattagtaatgtgGCCAATAATGGCGTACCtatatatagcagtggcgcaccacatacatgatgcgccattaatgtccatattagctatagccgtttTTCTAGTAGTGTACAAGTGTCCGGCAAATGTCATTGAGCTTTTTTACGTTCTCTTATTTCTTTGGAGCAAGCACAATGGTGGGGGTTCGGTGATGGAAGACGAGTTGTTATACAATACGTGGTTGGGCAAAATGACTTTGTAGGCATGAAGCGGGGGCATAGTGTTTTGGCAAAATGTGCATTCTTGGTTTTAATGAGCAAAATCACTTTGCACCCTTCCACTTTGCATGTGATACATGATTGCAACGTGAAGTTGCTAGCCCATCCATGGTATACCATCTCAAACTCCGTCATGAAGTTGAAGTTGGCCACTGGGCACGTCAATCATGAAGATCGTAAGTTTTGCTTCTTGTTGCTTTACATGTTGGTCAACTTATTGATTCTCTCAAGGTTGCAACTTGATGATCATCACGTTGTGTAGCCCAGACACGCTACCGCACTGTACCAATCAAcagagagcaggccaatcatgtTGATGCATATGGATGAAGCTCAAGGTGCACAGCGTCTGGATGACCAACATTTGCAGATACGGATGCATTGTTGACCTCGATTAACGTTGCATTTGGATCGATAAATTTGAAAAATGTGTTGAACATCCATTTTATTTTAGATGTAATATTTATATTTGAGCTATTGTTGTATTAGGATAATTGCATATTATTGAAGGATGAATAGTGCTAGTGCTATTACTTATGTTCAATGCTCTGGGCATAGGAAAAAAATAGAGGTGGGCGTTTGATGGACATGCTTGGACGACGGCTCTTGTATCCGTTATGAACACGTTCGGACACATAGGCGGACGAATAATGCCATCCAATTTATGGGATGCCGTCGAAGATGCCCTTAGTTAATACCGGTTTGATGAAATTACGCGATCAGTTGTCATGGCTTCATCAATCAATTGGCTATCGTTTATGCTCCTTGACCCTAATGTTTCTGTTGCAACCTTAGTTTGAAGCCGTCACAATCAAATTTCGGATTCTAGCCTCGATTTTGACTGAGTTCTCATCCTAGTAGGTCACTATGATCAACACATGGGATTTTGAGACCTTTACGGATGTGTGTGTCGCCTTTGTGGAGTTGCTCAGCTGGGGAGAGGGTGGACGTTAGGCAGTCGGCGACGGGGGTAGGGTGTGTGATGCGCTTCGTTGCTGTTGCAGGTGCGACTAGAGGTTGGTGCATCGGTGTGAGGGTTTTCTATATGGATGCTTTACTAGTGGCATGGTTTGTTTTTTCTTGTTTCCCATACAAGCTTGGGGATAGTGGTGGGTAGGAGTGTTGTGGTATTCAACATCAGCAAGGTGTTTGGTCGAGTAAATAGCAATTTTTTAATCACAAGTGGTGTTAAGGCTCCAAAAAATAACCACTTAAAAAAGTTGCTGATACGTACcagttttttttaaagaaaaaggTTTAAACACTGATGACCGATTAGACTGTTTTTTTTATATGCCACCCTACTTTAAAAAATTCGCTGGTACATACCGTCTTTTTCCTCTAATTTTGTCTTAGGAAAAACACTATTGACCGATTATTTAGACAAAAAAAAAGGTAATTTGCGGTGAGCGTGGATCGAACACGCGACCTTCAGATCTTCAGTCTGACGCTCTCCCAACTGAGCTATCCCCGCTTCATGTTTTAAAACGGGTTACAGCTCTAATCTTGCGCCGAACCGAGTTTCGGCCTCAAATTCTGTTAACCGTTCCAGGTCTTGAACGGTTTGGGCTCACATGGATGTCCTCGTTGTGGCCCAACCCGGTACTCGTGTCAGAGGCCTCATTTGGCTCACCCCGTAGCAAAGCGCAGGGCAGGCATATCCTCGACTCCGAAGCCGGATTGAACAAATCTGTAGGTGCTTAAGTCTTTCATACGCTTGTCCATGTTAATAGGGATGCCAACATTGCAGCTGATAATGCTTTACTGCTAAGCATGCATCGATGGAACGTCCGGTCTGCTGCAGCTGGAGCCGTCAGGCGCCGGCGTTCCTTGCAAGTTGCATTCAGCATCACCCTAATCTACCTTCATCATCAATATGAGCTACATTGATGTTCCAAACAAAAGCCCTGTGGTGTCACAAAATAAGTCACGATATCAACCAAAGATGACACGGATACCGTGCTGCCTTCAAACAATACAAACGGCAGACATGCTCAGCGACAAGCATATCTCTCTGCCTCTGTACACCGGATACGACCGGTCTGTTGTTAACCTTACTTAATTATTCCCGCCATTACAGATCGGCATCTACTGTATAGCAGTATAATACAAAGGTCATGCATATATATAACACTATATGATCCATGATCACCTACAGCAGCAGCAGTTCTAAGCACTAGGGCAACAAAAAACAAGGGAACCATGCCATGCCATAACATGGAAGGTAGGCAGGCACATCAACACAACAAAAAGAAGCAAGGTAATCAGGAAGGAAGGAGCTTTACATTTGATGACAGTAATGGCTTGGCTTGGCTGGGCTTACTCATCAGTCCTCTCATTTTCATTCTGACTGAACATCATCAGCTCATGGAGCCAATGCCGGTGCCGCGGCTACCTACCATGGCTTCAGGTCGCCCTTGGGGCCCTGGGTCCAGTTCAGCGCTTTCTGCCCTGGGGTCAGGTACACGCTCTTGCTGTGCGGGAGCTTCCGCGCCAGCCCGTTCAGGATCTGGTGGAAGGCGTCCCCGGGCTGGGCGGGCTGCGGGAACAGCATGGCCTGCTTCATCGACGGGTTGGCCAGCAGCCTCTGCTTCCGCAGGATCACCTCCATGGGGATGGAGGTCAGGATGGTGTCCAGCTTGGGCACGTCGTCCTCCGCCACGAACACGCCGATCTCGTCCCACGGGATGGCGTCCGCGAAGGGCAGCACGATGTCGTCCGCGATGATCACCGGGATGCACCCGAACACCACCGCCTCCACGAGACGGGGGCTCCACGGAGCCCAGCCTAGAGGGCACAGGCAAAAGATGGCGCGCTGCATGTCCTCGTAGTAGGTGGGTGGGTGGTCCGTCGAGATGTCGAACAGTGGGTTGTTCTTGAAGTTCTCCCACACCGACGCACGGGCACCTCTGCATTGCACATATAGCAGGTACGTCAAGACTTTTGTGCCCCAATAATTCATTAAGAATGATGATTATGAGGAGTACCACATGTTTTAGATGTGCATACCTTGCATAGTAACCACCCTCGGGGTCATTCGCCGTATCGTAGAACAAACCACGGAAATACACAAAGATGGACCGCGGGGTCTCCGGGGGTACAAGGTGAGTTTTCATTTTCTGGGGAGGAGCATATGGTGGGATGTTGATTGAGCCCTCCTTTAGGCAGACATGATCCTTCTGCCCAAATGTCTGGACAAGTGTAGCGCGGCGAAGCAATGGAAGGATCCCCCTTTCAATCGCCTTCTCTTCCTGAACCATGGCAATGCAAAATGCATGTCAGAGAAAGATTCTACTAGAACAGAGCATGCAGTTTGTTTCCAAATATCTAAGATAAATAGGCTACACAAGTGAGTGAACAGTCATCAAGGACCGTGGTAGTACAAGCGTGCAAAGTATGTATATCAGTGTGCAAAGTACATTCATTCCATGTTTCAGTGGTAATATGTAGTAGGAAGATTCAGGTTTCCCATGTGTGCTCTATGACTCACCTGATAATGGAAGCATGCCCCAAAGTCATGTGGCACGACGAAGAAATGATCAGCACCCGCCGTCCGGTTCCAGTAGGGCCAGTGCGAGGAGATGAACTGAACTGCACTCCTCATGATCCGCGGAGACTTGAAGGGCAAGGGATGGCCCCACGGAGTAAGGTCACAGGTGGTGTACACCGGAGTGTAGAACCAGTCGGCCTCCTCCGGGTTCATGGTCCGGATAGCGCTCGACAGCAGGAACCGGTGCATGAATATCTCGGCGGCAAACATGTGGCTGAGGCATCTGGAGTCCTTGGCCACCATCTTCTTGTTGTACTTGGTGGGCAGCTCGTAGACGTACACCTTCAGCCTCCCGACGGGATCATCCTCCAGCACATCACCAGCACTCCCTGAATTTCCATCAAACCAAACGTGATGAGAAATAGTATTAGGTACTGCCACAGCACAATCACCATAGCTAAAAATACAGAGCTATGGAACAGTTTGAGTGGGCTGTTGGTAGAATATGACACGGGAACAGACAATTTAGACTTTAATCACAGGGAGGTTTAATAGTAATAATGTGTGAAGTTTGGCAACTGAGGTAGGCGCTCTTGCTTATCTACAAAGTCAGACATGCTCTCCCTGTCGGTGACCAAAGTCGGAACATGCGGCGCATAATAAAATCCTATCAGGGTCTCGAGATCTTGGCACGAATTGGTCTAGCGGCCGCAGATCTCATGCCGCTCGCCTTCTTCCCCAACCCCAACCGGCAGGATTCGCTCCAAAAGCAGTACGGATGGATGCCCCCAAATCAGATCCCATGCACAGCGGAAACGCACACGGAACCGCGGATTTTTGGGGATCAATCGAACTCGGTGGCACAAGCATTGCGCCGGCAGGAAGAAGAACAGTAGAGACTAGCAGAGCATCAAAGGCTGGAAAGAAAAAGGGAGCATTTTTTTTCTCTCTGCAGCTGAATCGCGCATAGTTGCATACCTTCGATCCTCTCGGTGTCCTGGCCCCTGACGACGACGTCGGAGCAGGAGAGGAGCAGCGCGAGCGCGGCCGCGAGGGCCAGCATCGCCCGCGGCTTccccatcgccgccgcccgcccgcagCTCCCCGTGCGCCTCCCTGCTCAGCGCCAAGAAGGACGGAGGAGAAAGGCAGAGGgtggggaggagggggaggggagacGGGCAAATCTGCTGCCGCTCGTTGGCGAGCAGGGGAGGGAGGGGGCCGGGGGGAGTCggaggggagaggagaggggcgtcGGGTGATAATAATGCGGAGGAGCGAGCggggcggaggtggaggcggagGGTGGTGGTGGTGGGAGCCGGCTCGGCCCTCGGTGTCAATGATGAGCTAGCTGTCGGCGGAGCAGGTTGGTGGGACGCTCACCTCAAGAGTCAagacacac
The Aegilops tauschii subsp. strangulata cultivar AL8/78 chromosome 3, Aet v6.0, whole genome shotgun sequence genome window above contains:
- the LOC109769970 gene encoding probable glucuronosyltransferase Os01g0926600 encodes the protein MGKPRAMLALAAALALLLSCSDVVVRGQDTERIEGSAGDVLEDDPVGRLKVYVYELPTKYNKKMVAKDSRCLSHMFAAEIFMHRFLLSSAIRTMNPEEADWFYTPVYTTCDLTPWGHPLPFKSPRIMRSAVQFISSHWPYWNRTAGADHFFVVPHDFGACFHYQEEKAIERGILPLLRRATLVQTFGQKDHVCLKEGSINIPPYAPPQKMKTHLVPPETPRSIFVYFRGLFYDTANDPEGGYYARGARASVWENFKNNPLFDISTDHPPTYYEDMQRAIFCLCPLGWAPWSPRLVEAVVFGCIPVIIADDIVLPFADAIPWDEIGVFVAEDDVPKLDTILTSIPMEVILRKQRLLANPSMKQAMLFPQPAQPGDAFHQILNGLARKLPHSKSVYLTPGQKALNWTQGPKGDLKPW